Proteins from a genomic interval of Pseudomonas silesiensis:
- the queE gene encoding 7-carboxy-7-deazaguanine synthase QueE: MQDTLRITEVFYSLQGETRTAGLPTVFVRLTGCPLRCQYCDSAYAFTGGTVRPLDDILEQVAGFRPRYVCVTGGEPLAQPNAIPLLKQLCDAGYEVSLETSGALDISAVDPRVSRVVDLKTPGSKEAHRNRYENIELLTRNDQVKFVICSREDYDWAVSKLIQYGLDQRAGEVLFSPSHHDLNARDLADWVVADNLPVRLQLQLHKYLWNDEPGR, translated from the coding sequence ATGCAAGACACATTGAGAATCACCGAAGTTTTCTACTCGTTGCAGGGTGAAACGCGGACTGCCGGGCTGCCCACTGTTTTTGTGCGCCTGACCGGTTGCCCATTGCGTTGCCAATACTGCGACAGCGCCTACGCGTTCACGGGCGGCACCGTTCGCCCGCTCGATGACATCCTCGAGCAAGTGGCCGGTTTTCGGCCGCGCTACGTGTGTGTCACCGGTGGCGAGCCGTTGGCACAGCCCAATGCCATCCCTTTGCTCAAGCAGTTGTGTGACGCCGGTTACGAGGTGTCGCTGGAAACCAGCGGCGCCCTGGATATCTCGGCGGTCGATCCGCGGGTCAGTCGCGTCGTCGATCTGAAAACCCCGGGTTCGAAAGAAGCACACCGCAACCGCTACGAGAACATCGAACTGCTTACTCGCAACGATCAGGTGAAGTTTGTCATCTGCTCGCGGGAAGACTATGACTGGGCCGTGTCCAAGCTGATTCAGTACGGTCTGGATCAGCGTGCCGGCGAAGTGCTGTTCTCACCAAGCCATCATGACCTGAACGCCAGGGACCTGGCGGACTGGGTGGTGGCGGACAACCTGCCAGTGCGCCTGCAATTGCAGCTGCATAAATATCTTTGGAATGACGAGCCGGGGCGCTGA
- the pal gene encoding peptidoglycan-associated lipoprotein Pal, whose translation MEMLKFGKFAALALALSVAVGCSSKGGDNAGEGAVAVDPNAGYGANTGAVDGSLSEEAALRAITTFYFEYDSSDLKPEAMRALDVHAKDLKANGARVVLEGNTDERGTREYNMALGERRAKAVQRYLVLQGVSPAQLELVSYGEERPVATGNDEQSWAQNRRVELRK comes from the coding sequence ATGGAAATGCTGAAGTTTGGTAAGTTTGCTGCTCTGGCACTGGCTTTGTCCGTAGCCGTTGGTTGCTCGTCCAAAGGCGGCGACAATGCCGGTGAAGGCGCAGTGGCTGTTGATCCAAACGCTGGTTACGGCGCAAACACCGGTGCCGTTGATGGTTCCCTGAGCGAAGAAGCTGCTCTGCGCGCCATCACCACTTTCTACTTCGAATACGACAGTTCGGACCTGAAGCCAGAAGCCATGCGCGCTCTGGACGTTCACGCCAAGGACCTGAAAGCAAACGGCGCTCGCGTTGTTCTGGAAGGCAACACCGACGAACGTGGTACTCGTGAGTACAACATGGCACTGGGCGAGCGTCGTGCGAAAGCCGTTCAGCGTTACCTGGTACTGCAAGGCGTTTCCCCAGCTCAGCTGGAACTGGTTTCCTACGGCGAAGAGCGTCCAGTTGCTACCGGCAACGACGAGCAGTCCTGGGCTCAAAACCGTCGCGTCGAACTGCGTAAGTAA
- the tolB gene encoding Tol-Pal system beta propeller repeat protein TolB, which produces MATADEKNILVTSGSDRATPIAVVPFGNQGGSLLPDDMAEIIGNDLRNSGYYSPIPKQNMISQPSQASEIIFRDFKALGAQYVMVGSVAPAGGRLQVQYALFNVATEQQVLTGSVSGSVDQLRDMSHYIADQSFEKLTGIKGAFSTRLLYVTAERFSEKNTRYTLQRSDYDGARAVTLLQSREPILSPRFAPDGKRIAYVSFEQKRPRIFMQNIDTGRREQITNFEGLNGAPAWSPDGNRLAFVLSKDGNPDIYVMNLGSRQITRVTNGPGINTEPFWGKDGSTIYFTSDRGGKPQIYKTSAGGGGAERVTFIGNYNANPKLSADEKTLVMIHRQEGFTNFKVAAQDLQRGSVKILTDSTLDESPTVAPNGTMVIYATRQQGRGVLMLVSINGRVRLPLPTAQGEVREPSWSPYLN; this is translated from the coding sequence ATGGCGACAGCAGATGAAAAAAACATTCTGGTTACCAGCGGCAGCGATCGGGCTACTCCGATCGCCGTCGTTCCATTCGGCAACCAGGGCGGCAGCTTGCTGCCGGACGACATGGCTGAAATCATCGGTAACGACCTGCGCAACTCGGGGTATTACTCGCCGATTCCAAAGCAGAACATGATCAGCCAGCCGAGCCAGGCCAGCGAAATCATCTTCCGTGACTTCAAGGCGCTGGGTGCCCAGTACGTCATGGTCGGCAGCGTTGCACCGGCGGGCGGTCGCCTGCAGGTTCAATACGCACTGTTCAACGTCGCCACCGAACAGCAAGTGTTGACCGGCAGCGTCTCGGGCAGCGTCGATCAACTGCGCGACATGTCGCACTACATCGCCGACCAGTCGTTCGAAAAACTCACCGGTATCAAAGGTGCGTTCTCGACGCGTCTGCTGTACGTGACCGCCGAGCGCTTCTCCGAGAAGAACACGCGCTACACCCTGCAACGTTCGGACTATGACGGTGCACGCGCCGTGACCCTGCTGCAGTCGCGCGAGCCGATCCTGTCGCCGCGTTTCGCACCGGATGGCAAGCGCATCGCCTATGTCTCGTTCGAGCAGAAGCGTCCGCGCATTTTCATGCAGAACATCGACACCGGTCGCCGTGAGCAGATCACCAACTTCGAAGGCCTGAACGGTGCGCCAGCCTGGTCGCCGGATGGCAATCGCCTGGCGTTCGTACTGTCCAAGGACGGTAACCCGGACATCTACGTGATGAACCTGGGTTCGCGCCAGATCACCCGTGTCACCAATGGTCCGGGCATCAACACCGAGCCGTTCTGGGGCAAGGATGGTTCGACCATCTACTTCACCTCCGACCGTGGCGGCAAGCCGCAGATCTACAAGACCAGCGCCGGTGGCGGTGGTGCGGAGCGTGTGACCTTCATCGGTAACTACAACGCCAACCCTAAACTGTCGGCAGACGAAAAGACCCTGGTCATGATCCATCGCCAGGAAGGCTTCACCAATTTCAAGGTGGCGGCCCAGGATTTGCAGCGCGGCAGTGTAAAGATACTCACTGATAGCACTCTGGACGAGTCGCCTACTGTTGCGCCCAACGGCACCATGGTAATCTACGCCACCCGCCAGCAGGGCCGGGGAGTCTTGATGCTCGTGTCCATTAATGGACGCGTGAGGCTCCCGCTTCCTACCGCACAAGGCGAAGTCAGAGAACCGTCCTGGTCCCCTTACCTGAACTGA
- the queC gene encoding 7-cyano-7-deazaguanine synthase QueC, producing the protein MTEQLNTTEKRAVILLSGGLDSATVVAMARAEGYSCYTMSFDYGQRSHAELYAAERVARDLGVVEHKVIGLNLNGIGGSALTDSSIDVPEVAGEGIPVTYVPARNTVFLSLALGWAEVLGARDIFIGVNAVDYSGYPDCRPEFIESFERMANLATKAGVEGNGFRIQAPLQNLSKAQIVKAGVKLGVDYGLTVSCYQADDNGRACGKCDSCRLRAEGFAAAGISDPTPYF; encoded by the coding sequence ATGACTGAGCAACTGAACACTACGGAAAAACGTGCGGTCATCCTGCTGTCCGGCGGCCTGGACTCGGCCACTGTCGTAGCGATGGCGCGTGCTGAAGGCTACAGCTGCTACACCATGAGCTTCGACTACGGCCAGCGGTCCCATGCAGAGCTCTATGCCGCAGAGCGTGTGGCTCGCGACCTGGGTGTGGTCGAACACAAGGTGATCGGCCTGAACCTGAACGGTATCGGCGGTTCTGCACTGACCGACAGCAGCATCGACGTGCCGGAAGTGGCGGGCGAGGGCATCCCGGTAACGTACGTGCCGGCGCGCAACACGGTGTTTCTGTCCCTTGCACTGGGTTGGGCTGAAGTGCTCGGCGCGCGTGACATCTTTATCGGTGTGAACGCCGTGGATTACTCCGGCTATCCGGATTGCCGTCCCGAGTTCATCGAGTCCTTCGAGCGCATGGCTAATCTGGCGACCAAGGCCGGTGTAGAAGGGAACGGTTTCCGTATCCAGGCACCCCTGCAGAACTTGAGCAAGGCACAGATCGTCAAGGCTGGCGTGAAGTTGGGTGTCGATTATGGCCTGACGGTTTCCTGCTATCAGGCCGACGATAATGGCCGTGCCTGCGGCAAATGCGACAGCTGCCGCCTGCGTGCAGAAGGCTTCGCGGCGGCCGGTATCAGCGACCCAACCCCTTATTTTTGA
- the ybgF gene encoding tol-pal system protein YbgF: MRTCRRAVTVLALSLAPLAVWAAVPVVEDNSGYNNSGSSYPPAGYGTNGAYAGGGVSAPVSAQGELFNQLQSMQEQISRQQGVIEVLQNDVARMKQESLERYQDLDRRIGSGVAPAATPDNSSTGGDLNAPGAAAGAGAGAAAQAPAAGSEPADPAKEKLYYDAAFDLIKAKDFDKASQAFAAFLRKYPNSQYAGNAQYWLGEVNLAKGDLQGAGQAFAKVSQLYPKHNKVPDSLYKLADVERRLGHPDKVKGILQQVVSQFPGTSAAQLAQRDLQKM, encoded by the coding sequence ATGCGAACGTGCCGTCGTGCTGTAACTGTCTTGGCTCTCAGCCTCGCCCCGCTTGCGGTGTGGGCTGCGGTTCCTGTGGTCGAGGACAACTCCGGCTATAACAATAGCGGGAGCAGTTATCCGCCTGCAGGTTACGGTACGAACGGCGCCTATGCCGGGGGAGGGGTTTCGGCCCCTGTCTCGGCACAGGGCGAGCTGTTCAACCAACTGCAATCGATGCAGGAGCAGATCTCGCGCCAACAAGGCGTCATCGAAGTTCTGCAAAATGATGTAGCGCGCATGAAGCAAGAAAGCCTGGAGCGATATCAGGATCTTGATCGGCGCATAGGATCCGGCGTTGCACCAGCCGCGACTCCTGATAATTCTTCCACCGGTGGCGATTTGAACGCCCCCGGTGCAGCAGCCGGCGCAGGTGCGGGAGCGGCTGCTCAAGCGCCAGCGGCGGGCAGCGAACCGGCGGATCCGGCGAAGGAAAAACTGTATTACGATGCAGCCTTCGACCTGATCAAGGCCAAGGATTTCGACAAGGCCAGCCAGGCTTTTGCCGCATTCCTGCGCAAATACCCGAACAGCCAGTACGCGGGCAACGCCCAGTACTGGTTGGGCGAAGTGAACCTGGCCAAAGGCGATCTGCAAGGCGCTGGCCAGGCATTTGCCAAGGTTTCGCAGCTGTACCCAAAGCACAACAAAGTGCCTGATTCGCTGTACAAGCTCGCTGATGTGGAACGTCGCCTTGGTCATCCCGACAAGGTCAAAGGCATTTTGCAACAGGTTGTGTCGCAGTTTCCGGGCACTTCCGCTGCTCAGCTGGCCCAGCGCGATCTGCAGAAAATGTAA
- the nadA gene encoding quinolinate synthase NadA, with protein MTQISERLLVQAHLDAKQPKPLTAEEEAYYRTAIAAELKAQDAVLVAHFYCDPVIQALAEETGGCVSDSLEMARFGNAHPAKTVVVAGVKFMGETAKILNPEKRILMPTLEATCSLDLGCPVDEFSAFCDQHPERTVVVYANTSAAVKARADWVVTSSCALEIVESLMDNGETIIWGPDKHLGTYIQRQTGADMLLWDGACIVHEEFKSKQLEDMKALYPDAAILVHPESPTAVIELADAVGSTSQLIAAAQSLPNKTLIVATDRGIFYKMQQLCPDKVFIEAPTAGNGAACRSCAHCPWMAMNTLERTLKSLKEGTNEIFVDPALIPQAIRPLKRMLDFTQAARMKLAGNA; from the coding sequence ATGACGCAGATTTCCGAACGCCTTCTGGTTCAAGCCCACCTCGATGCCAAGCAGCCCAAGCCGCTGACGGCCGAGGAAGAGGCCTACTATCGCACTGCCATTGCTGCCGAGCTCAAGGCTCAGGACGCGGTGCTGGTTGCGCATTTCTATTGCGATCCGGTGATTCAGGCCCTGGCCGAAGAAACCGGTGGCTGTGTCTCCGACTCGCTGGAGATGGCCCGCTTCGGCAATGCTCATCCGGCCAAGACCGTGGTGGTCGCCGGTGTCAAGTTCATGGGCGAGACGGCCAAGATCCTCAATCCTGAAAAACGCATCCTGATGCCGACCCTGGAAGCCACCTGCTCCCTGGACCTGGGATGCCCGGTGGACGAGTTCTCGGCGTTCTGCGATCAGCACCCTGAACGCACTGTGGTGGTGTATGCCAACACCTCGGCGGCGGTCAAGGCGCGGGCGGACTGGGTGGTGACGTCCAGCTGCGCCCTGGAGATCGTCGAAAGCCTGATGGATAACGGCGAAACCATCATCTGGGGCCCGGACAAGCATCTGGGCACCTACATCCAGCGCCAGACCGGTGCGGACATGTTGCTGTGGGACGGTGCCTGCATCGTTCACGAGGAGTTCAAATCCAAGCAGCTGGAAGACATGAAGGCGCTGTACCCGGATGCTGCGATCCTGGTGCATCCGGAATCGCCGACCGCGGTGATCGAACTGGCGGATGCCGTCGGTTCCACCAGTCAGCTGATCGCGGCGGCGCAAAGCCTGCCGAACAAGACCCTCATCGTCGCCACCGACCGCGGCATCTTCTACAAGATGCAGCAGCTGTGCCCGGACAAGGTCTTTATCGAAGCGCCAACGGCCGGTAACGGCGCAGCGTGCCGCAGTTGCGCACATTGTCCGTGGATGGCGATGAACACCCTTGAGCGCACGCTGAAGAGCTTGAAGGAGGGGACGAACGAGATCTTTGTCGATCCGGCGTTGATTCCCCAGGCGATTCGGCCGTTGAAGCGGATGCTCGACTTTACCCAGGCTGCGCGGATGAAGTTGGCCGGTAACGCCTGA
- a CDS encoding RDD family protein, protein MSKHLLKPQGEFPAAGLGRRLAAMFYDFLLCTALLIVTSGVYKIIQMAIIGEDRMRALTEAGALDGDPLLSTVLLFVLFGFFAKFWTWSGQTLGMQVWGIRVQNVDGTSISLWQALLRFVVSIASLLCVGLGFFWSLFDKRKRSWHDMYSDTQLVRIPKKTK, encoded by the coding sequence ATGTCGAAACACCTGCTCAAACCCCAAGGCGAGTTTCCCGCCGCTGGCCTGGGGCGTCGCCTGGCAGCGATGTTCTATGATTTCCTGCTGTGTACCGCCCTGCTCATCGTCACCAGCGGCGTTTACAAGATCATTCAGATGGCAATTATCGGCGAAGACAGAATGCGCGCCTTGACCGAAGCGGGCGCACTGGACGGTGACCCGCTGCTGTCGACGGTGCTGCTGTTCGTGCTGTTCGGCTTCTTCGCCAAGTTCTGGACCTGGTCCGGCCAGACCCTGGGCATGCAGGTCTGGGGCATCCGCGTGCAGAACGTCGACGGCACATCCATCAGCCTGTGGCAGGCGCTGTTGCGCTTTGTGGTGTCGATTGCATCCTTGCTATGCGTCGGGCTGGGGTTCTTCTGGTCGCTGTTTGACAAGCGCAAGCGCAGCTGGCATGACATGTATTCCGACACGCAGCTCGTTCGTATCCCGAAGAAGACCAAGTAA